In Solanum pennellii chromosome 7, SPENNV200, the following are encoded in one genomic region:
- the LOC107026185 gene encoding protein CELLULOSE SYNTHASE INTERACTIVE 1, producing MHHTAEPPPQQPSTAQTLDQINKLLSHLLPFSLSIKSFTSRWQVLRSKLATVKSLLTEISDSPHWSENELLPTLLPNLLSTLVRVQTLCEECSDPEKTPGKLLMQSDLDMASGWLSKQIHHLDLLCRSGVLRQSTAIVLSHPSSNSTKDDLVLYIRDVFTRIQIGGVEFKRKALESLIQLLSEDEKSAGLVAKEGQVGYLINLLDLNTDPSIREQAVLAVSMLVSMSEQARKCVFEEGALGPLLRIIESGSVTMKERAVLAVECITNDPENAWAISAYGGVPVLLDLCKSGSIAAQLHGVGAIKNVSTNEDVRIALAEEGAIPILLQLMVSGKPSAQEKAANCIAILASSGEYYRDLLIQEKGLQRLVHLLHESSSSDTLEYVLRAIHSLSSSDCGSRILSSYPTFTIQLAELIKHGSLMLQYISASLLANVTTSEEKKRAIAGCMGSLVKLMESAKPDGLQEVAANALVSLLAVKSNRKELVKDEKSVMKLVQMLDSKNDAVSKKFPVAVVAAIMAGGSQGCRKRLVEAGAYGHLQKLAEAEVVGAKKALQRLSGNRLKSIFTRTWSN from the coding sequence ATGCATCATACCGCAGAACCACCACCTCAGCAGCCTTCTACGGCACAAACCCTTGACCAAATCAACAAGCTTCTCTCTCATTTACTACCCTTTTCTCTTTCCATTAAGTCTTTTACTTCTCGCTGGCAGGTGCTTCGATCGAAGCTTGCTACTGTTAAGTCGCTTTTGACCGAAATTTCTGATTCTCCTCACTGGTCGGAAAATGAGCTGCTTCCGACCTTGCTTCCTAATCTTCTGTCTACTTTGGTTCGTGTTCAGACTCTATGTGAGGAATGTTCTGACCCGGAGAAGACTCCGGGTAAGCTGTTGATGCAGTCGGACCTTGATATGGCTTCTGGGTGGTTGTCTAAGCAGATCCATCATCTAGACCTTCTTTGCCGTTCCGGTGTGCTTCGTCAGTCTACTGCTATTGTTCTCTCTCACCCTTCGTCTAACTCTACCAAAGACGATTTAGTTCTTTATATTAGAGACGTGTTTACTAGAATTCAGATCGGCGGAGTTGAGTTCAAGAGAAAggctttggaatcgttgattcAGCTGCTTTCTGAGGATGAAAAATCAGCTGGTCTTGTTGCAAAAGAAGGACAAGTTGGGTACTTGATTAATTTACTTGACCTTAATACGGATCCTTCTATACGTGAACAGGCAGTTCTTGCTGTATCAATGCTTGTTTCCATGAGCGAACAGGCAAGGAAATGCGTGTTTGAAGAGGGTGCTTTGGGTCCTTTACTGAGAATCATCGAGTCTGGTTCGgttacaatgaaggaaagagCTGTCTTGGCAGTGGAATGCATCACAAATGACCCTGAAAATGCTTGGGCAATCTCAGCTTATGGTGGTGTCCCTGTACTTCTAGACTTGTGTAAATCTGGTTCGATTGCTGCACAACTTCATGGTGTTGGGGCTATCAAGAATGTATCCACAAATGAAGATGTTCGAATTGCGTTAGCGGAAGAAGGTGCAATTCCTATTCTTTTACAGTTAATGGTTTCAGGCAAACCATCAGCACAAGAAAAGGCAGCAAATTGCATTGCGATTCTTGCTTCCTCTGGTGAGTATTATCGGGATTTGTTAATTCAAGAAAAGGGGTTGCAGAGATTGGTTCATTTGCTTCATGAATCATCAAGTTCTGATACATTAGAATATGTTTTACGGGCAATTCATTCGTTATCTTCTTCTGATTGTGGGTCAAGGATTCTTTCATCATATCCCACATTTACTATTCAGTTAGCCGAGCTTATAAAGCATGGTAGCTTAATGTTACAGTACATTTCCGCTTCATTGCTTGCAAATGTAACAACTAGCGAAGAAAAGAAGAGGGCTATTGCAGGGTGCATGGGGTCTTTGGTGAAGCTGATGGAATCAGCTAAACCAGATGGGCTGCAAGAGGTAGCAGCTAATGCTTTAGTTTCGCTGTTGGCTGTGAAGTCGAATAGGAAGGAATTGGTTAAGGACGAGAAGAGTGTGATGAAGTTGGTCCAAATGTTGGATTCCAAGAATGATGCGGTTTCGAAGAAGTTCCCGGTGGCAGTGGTGGCGGCAATCATGGCAGGAGGGAGCCAGGGTTGTCGGAAGCGGCTAGTGGAGGCCGGAGCATACGGACATTTGCAGAAGCTGGCGGAGGCGGAGGTTGTGGGGGCTAAGAAGGCCTTGCAGAGACTCTCAGGCAATAGGCTAAAGAGCATTTTCACAAGGACATGGAGTAATTAG